Proteins found in one Exiguobacterium sp. 9-2 genomic segment:
- the mprF gene encoding bifunctional lysylphosphatidylglycerol flippase/synthetase MprF, with protein MKFSKQRLMTIAKIILPIVLIGFIFYQGQNELRSLSLKESIQAIRQVPSWQFILLILAGLVAVSTMFFYDFFLLRSLEAKAPVGLIFRASWIANSFNGIIGFGGLAGVAIRSALYRPFVEGGRLLKAIGWMAPTLISGLSILSTLSLLHVFPAFEVLEMKKWLWPVIIGVALFFPLYLLFSFRRGNSSIHPKSIALYSVVSFAEWFSAGVVVYLILAALGTDVSFAKVIGVFIIAATAGLISMVPGGFGSFDLVFLIGMQRAGVEEGIVLTGLLIYRLVYYLIPFLIGVVFSAREFSGPVVKMIEDKPIVGPSVEVGGVIWRLQLRFLSKIRHFTLALITLVAGITIWGLAILPPVSTQYEYLESKLPHEALLLANSFFLMGGLLFVLLSTALYRRTKRSLYMMYGASFFALVGMALRGFNLISFLAVVVVLGLLLMSRNAFHRERTLITTSRFIRVAFVGLLYIGGFVFFGYAFYTLGSADGTEVYPSHEIFMFAASSSIFALVYGLVFIRLFNTFNQPVLGERFDAEKIETVLREQGGNYLSHLAFLGDKRFFFSETGRSFIQFSQTGNRIMVLGDPSGDPKEHSQVIASFLRRVEDLGYIPNIYQIQAQNMSLYHDFGFNFFKLGEEAIVDIPSFTVSGKKRAGLRSIKNRFEREGMTFEVIEPPFSDTLLAELQEVSDEWLGGKSEKGFSLGYFHKPYLNRAPIGIMREAEGRLIGFMTFMPAYQEGVLSIDLMRFRPDGPNGIMDAMFIRLFEYAKEEGYRTFNMGMAPLSSVGEDETSFWQERVAADVFNNIRYMYSFTGLRRYKEKYDPKWEGRYLAYRKRQSLPIAILKATRLISRKKDRILLP; from the coding sequence TTGAAATTCTCAAAACAACGGCTCATGACGATTGCGAAGATCATCTTGCCGATCGTCTTGATCGGATTCATTTTTTATCAAGGACAAAATGAATTACGCAGTTTGTCTCTAAAGGAATCGATTCAAGCGATCCGCCAAGTACCATCTTGGCAGTTCATCCTGTTGATTCTCGCAGGTCTCGTGGCAGTCTCGACAATGTTCTTTTATGACTTCTTTTTGTTGCGCTCGCTAGAAGCAAAAGCACCAGTCGGATTGATTTTCCGAGCGTCCTGGATTGCGAACTCCTTTAATGGCATCATCGGTTTCGGAGGTCTCGCAGGGGTGGCCATCCGGTCCGCCCTGTATCGACCATTCGTTGAAGGCGGACGCCTGTTGAAAGCGATCGGTTGGATGGCGCCGACATTGATTAGCGGTTTGTCAATCTTATCGACGTTATCCCTCTTGCACGTCTTCCCAGCGTTTGAAGTGCTTGAAATGAAGAAATGGTTATGGCCAGTCATCATCGGTGTTGCCTTATTCTTCCCGCTCTATCTATTGTTCTCGTTTCGACGTGGGAACAGCAGCATTCATCCGAAATCGATTGCCTTATACTCCGTTGTATCGTTTGCGGAGTGGTTTAGTGCCGGTGTCGTCGTCTATCTCATTTTGGCAGCACTCGGAACAGACGTCAGTTTTGCAAAAGTGATCGGTGTCTTCATCATCGCTGCGACAGCCGGTTTGATTTCGATGGTACCCGGCGGATTCGGTTCATTCGACTTAGTCTTTTTGATCGGTATGCAACGTGCAGGAGTCGAGGAAGGCATCGTCTTGACGGGATTATTGATTTATCGTCTCGTTTATTACTTAATTCCATTCTTAATCGGTGTCGTCTTCTCGGCTCGAGAGTTTAGTGGTCCAGTCGTCAAGATGATCGAAGATAAACCCATTGTTGGTCCGTCGGTTGAGGTCGGGGGTGTCATTTGGCGCTTGCAATTGCGATTCCTCAGTAAAATTCGTCACTTCACCTTAGCGTTGATTACGCTTGTCGCGGGTATCACGATCTGGGGGCTAGCGATTTTGCCACCGGTCTCGACACAATATGAATATTTGGAATCTAAATTGCCCCATGAAGCGTTGTTGCTCGCAAACAGTTTCTTTTTGATGGGCGGACTATTATTTGTCCTCTTATCGACAGCGCTCTATCGTCGAACGAAGCGTTCCTTGTATATGATGTATGGCGCATCGTTCTTCGCGCTGGTCGGGATGGCACTTCGTGGATTTAACTTGATTTCCTTCCTTGCCGTCGTCGTCGTCCTCGGATTGTTACTGATGTCTCGTAACGCGTTTCATCGGGAACGGACACTGATTACGACGTCGCGTTTCATCCGGGTTGCGTTCGTTGGTCTGTTGTACATTGGCGGGTTCGTCTTTTTCGGATACGCTTTTTATACACTCGGGTCGGCAGACGGTACAGAAGTGTATCCGTCGCATGAGATTTTCATGTTTGCCGCGAGCTCATCCATCTTTGCGCTCGTTTATGGATTAGTTTTCATACGCTTGTTTAACACATTTAATCAACCGGTGCTCGGGGAGCGGTTCGATGCTGAAAAAATCGAAACGGTATTACGTGAACAGGGTGGCAATTATTTGAGCCATTTAGCGTTTCTCGGAGATAAGCGCTTCTTCTTTTCCGAAACAGGTCGTTCGTTCATTCAGTTCAGTCAGACTGGCAACCGGATCATGGTACTCGGTGATCCAAGTGGAGATCCAAAGGAGCATTCACAAGTCATCGCCTCCTTCCTCCGCCGTGTCGAAGATCTCGGATACATTCCGAACATCTATCAGATTCAAGCACAAAACATGTCGCTGTATCATGATTTCGGCTTCAACTTCTTCAAACTCGGCGAAGAAGCGATCGTCGATATTCCGTCTTTCACCGTATCAGGAAAAAAACGAGCTGGACTTCGCTCGATTAAAAATCGCTTTGAACGAGAAGGTATGACGTTTGAAGTGATCGAGCCACCTTTTTCGGATACATTGTTAGCAGAACTGCAAGAGGTCTCGGATGAATGGTTAGGTGGGAAGTCTGAAAAAGGCTTCTCACTCGGTTACTTCCACAAACCTTACTTAAATCGAGCACCAATCGGCATCATGCGTGAAGCGGAAGGACGGTTGATCGGATTCATGACGTTCATGCCTGCTTACCAAGAGGGGGTCCTATCGATTGACTTGATGCGTTTTCGACCGGACGGACCGAACGGGATCATGGATGCGATGTTCATTCGGCTATTCGAATATGCGAAAGAAGAAGGCTACCGGACATTTAACATGGGAATGGCGCCACTCTCGTCCGTCGGCGAGGATGAAACGTCCTTCTGGCAAGAACGTGTGGCGGCAGATGTCTTCAATAATATTCGTTACATGTATAGTTTCACGGGTCTACGACGATACAAAGAAAAATACGATCCAAAATGGGAAGGGCGCTACCTTGCTTACCGAAAGCGGCAATCGTTACCGATAGCAATCTTAAAAGCGACGCGTCTGATTTCTCGAAAGAAAGACCGAATTTTATTACCCTGA
- the nagA gene encoding N-acetylglucosamine-6-phosphate deacetylase produces MTVIINARIYTGEQTIEDGFIRFDRTIEAIGTMSEFEEIAGEETIDAHHQSLIPGMIDVHIHGGYDVDVMDGDAERLHHFSRQMLQEGVTSFLATTITQDWADITRALETVRTVVEEEDTTIVGVHLEGPFINPDYAGAQPREYIVEPDVEQFLKWQEASGNTIKLVTYAPERPGARAFEEAVRLTGAIPSAGHTDATYTQNQAGHVTHGTHLYNQMRALHHREPGTVGYCLLTPEVYAEIIPDGIHSAPEMVDFAYRMKGADRLIVITDAMRAKGLAEGEYELGGQAVFVRDGAARLENGSLAGSILTMDAALRNIIAYTGCTLEEAVRMTSVNAAKELQLTQKGSLSVGKDADIVLLDEGLHIQETIHRGTRYRITNGKESTS; encoded by the coding sequence ATGACAGTGATCATCAATGCCCGGATTTACACGGGAGAGCAGACGATTGAAGACGGGTTCATTCGCTTTGACCGAACCATCGAGGCGATTGGAACAATGTCGGAATTTGAGGAAATCGCAGGAGAAGAGACGATTGATGCGCACCATCAATCACTCATTCCTGGAATGATCGATGTGCACATTCATGGGGGATATGATGTCGATGTCATGGATGGAGATGCCGAAAGGTTGCATCATTTCAGCCGACAGATGTTACAAGAAGGCGTGACGTCCTTTTTAGCGACGACGATCACCCAAGATTGGGCAGACATCACACGAGCGCTCGAGACGGTGCGAACAGTCGTTGAGGAAGAGGACACGACGATCGTCGGTGTTCATCTCGAAGGACCGTTTATCAACCCGGATTATGCTGGTGCGCAACCGCGCGAATATATCGTTGAACCCGATGTCGAACAGTTCCTGAAATGGCAGGAAGCGTCTGGCAATACGATCAAACTCGTGACCTATGCCCCAGAACGCCCGGGAGCGCGTGCATTCGAGGAGGCAGTGCGATTAACGGGTGCGATTCCGTCTGCCGGCCATACGGATGCGACGTATACCCAAAACCAAGCTGGTCATGTCACCCATGGTACTCATCTCTACAATCAAATGCGTGCGCTGCATCACCGGGAACCGGGAACAGTCGGGTACTGTCTCCTGACGCCGGAAGTCTATGCCGAGATCATTCCGGACGGGATTCATAGTGCACCGGAAATGGTGGACTTCGCCTACCGGATGAAGGGTGCAGATCGATTGATCGTCATCACGGATGCGATGCGCGCCAAAGGACTCGCAGAAGGTGAATACGAGTTAGGGGGACAAGCTGTATTCGTTCGAGACGGTGCGGCACGCCTTGAGAATGGTAGTTTAGCCGGAAGTATTTTGACGATGGACGCCGCTTTACGAAACATCATCGCCTATACAGGTTGTACGCTCGAAGAAGCGGTTCGTATGACATCGGTCAATGCGGCAAAAGAGCTTCAGTTGACACAAAAGGGAAGTCTCTCGGTCGGTAAGGATGCGGATATTGTGTTGCTCGACGAGGGATTACACATTCAAGAAACGATTCATCGTGGTACGCGATACCGGATCACGAACGGAAAGGAGTCTACCTCATGA
- the nagB gene encoding glucosamine-6-phosphate deaminase: MKWMIVEKGEELAHVAYQFLKQEIERHPEGLTVGLATGSSPVGVYEEWRKDSLDCRHVTTVNLDEYVGLSPEHPQSYHTFMQEHLFNDVRFKESFVPIGNTEDPVKESERYEALVRKRGIDIQLLGIGANGHIAFNEPGTPFDAKTHVTELTESTREANQRFFDRLEEVPTKAITMGIGTIMEAKKILLVASSERKAEAVRDMMEGVATTDCPATVLKRHADVMVILDEEAASLLSDDAKRTGRAAYLNFMKA, translated from the coding sequence ATGAAATGGATGATTGTAGAAAAAGGAGAAGAATTAGCGCATGTGGCGTATCAATTTTTGAAACAGGAAATTGAGCGTCATCCGGAAGGATTAACAGTAGGGCTTGCGACGGGCAGTTCACCAGTTGGTGTGTATGAAGAATGGCGGAAGGACTCGCTTGACTGCAGACATGTGACGACGGTCAATCTAGATGAATATGTCGGTCTCAGCCCAGAACATCCACAAAGCTACCATACGTTCATGCAAGAACACTTGTTTAATGATGTACGTTTCAAGGAGTCTTTCGTACCAATCGGGAATACGGAAGATCCGGTTAAAGAAAGTGAACGATACGAGGCGCTCGTGCGCAAGCGAGGAATCGATATCCAATTGCTCGGAATCGGAGCGAATGGACACATCGCTTTCAATGAACCAGGTACGCCGTTCGATGCGAAGACACACGTGACGGAATTGACGGAATCGACGCGAGAAGCGAATCAACGTTTCTTTGATCGATTGGAGGAAGTGCCGACGAAAGCGATCACGATGGGAATCGGTACGATCATGGAAGCAAAAAAAATCCTTCTCGTCGCTTCAAGCGAACGAAAGGCAGAAGCCGTCCGCGATATGATGGAAGGGGTCGCGACGACGGATTGTCCGGCGACCGTGCTCAAACGCCATGCCGATGTTATGGTGATCCTCGACGAAGAGGCCGCCTCTTTATTGTCAGATGACGCTAAACGTACAGGGCGGGCTGCTTATTTGAATTTCATGAAAGCATGA
- a CDS encoding LCP family protein: protein MMETRSARKRQPSAGKMFMKVVAALVLLVTIIGSGYAGAVFIKTQETLAKTQIKIPGSKVSSKYDDVPSESFLILGTDETKKSKERHEPARSDVMIVGILNKKTEQLVLTSIPRDSLVNIDYSKYDIPYGKTGVEQDKITHALYFGSMDKSNSYNGIKLARETTENLLGIQIDHVIKVNFQGFVQLIDALDGVDIDVRYAFKEQDSKRKAGTITVDKGKQHLTGEQALAYVRNRHDDPLGDIGRGQKQMQVIQAVAKEAASFRSLSAYRDILDAVGDNVETNLGPNDYTRLADFTAALRDTTEYQLAGEGYIGISGKWEYHLDPNQLEQVKSNLAKAMQGQEVKPIADETDAVQDTTEQAPETETIPAQ from the coding sequence ATGATGGAAACGCGATCCGCACGAAAGAGACAGCCAAGTGCTGGCAAGATGTTCATGAAAGTCGTCGCTGCACTCGTCCTGCTCGTCACAATCATCGGTTCTGGTTATGCTGGAGCTGTTTTTATCAAAACGCAAGAAACATTGGCAAAGACGCAGATTAAGATTCCCGGCTCAAAAGTGAGCTCTAAATATGATGATGTTCCGTCTGAATCATTCTTGATTCTCGGAACGGATGAAACGAAAAAAAGTAAGGAACGTCATGAACCAGCTCGTTCAGACGTCATGATCGTCGGAATTTTGAACAAAAAGACGGAGCAATTAGTGTTGACGAGTATCCCACGTGATTCACTCGTGAACATCGATTATTCGAAGTATGATATCCCTTACGGCAAGACAGGTGTTGAGCAAGATAAGATCACACATGCCCTTTACTTCGGTTCGATGGATAAATCGAATTCCTACAACGGCATTAAATTAGCACGTGAAACGACAGAAAACCTACTCGGGATTCAAATCGATCACGTCATCAAAGTTAATTTCCAAGGATTCGTTCAATTGATTGATGCATTAGATGGTGTAGATATCGATGTACGGTATGCGTTTAAAGAACAAGATTCAAAACGTAAAGCGGGTACCATCACCGTTGATAAAGGAAAGCAACATTTGACGGGGGAACAGGCACTGGCCTATGTCCGGAACCGTCATGATGATCCGCTCGGTGATATCGGTCGCGGACAAAAACAGATGCAAGTCATTCAAGCGGTCGCAAAAGAAGCGGCAAGTTTCCGTTCGCTCAGTGCATACCGTGATATTTTGGATGCCGTGGGTGATAATGTTGAAACAAACTTAGGACCGAATGATTACACACGCTTAGCAGATTTCACTGCAGCACTCCGTGACACAACGGAGTATCAGCTCGCTGGAGAAGGCTATATCGGCATTAGCGGGAAATGGGAATACCACCTCGATCCGAATCAACTGGAACAAGTGAAGAGCAACTTAGCGAAAGCGATGCAAGGTCAAGAAGTCAAGCCGATCGCAGATGAAACGGATGCTGTACAAGATACGACAGAACAAGCACCAGAGACAGAAACGATCCCTGCGCAGTAA
- the phnF gene encoding phosphonate metabolism transcriptional regulator PhnF has product MIQHINKNSPLPIYYQIEAALKQQIESGVLQPGDLIPSEREFAEAHQISRMTVRQAISNLVNAGYLIRQKGRGTFVANKKIVMQLSGLTSFSEEMEHLGLEPTSALLSYQIIDASMTIANKLRIREGASVYELKRLRIADEQALALETVYIPEQLLPGLDQDVATASLYAFAEASGLNLGRASQTFESRLATKEEASHLGLSTASPVLSVEQLTYLATEQPFEYVISAYRGDRYTFTVEMERQR; this is encoded by the coding sequence GTGATTCAGCACATCAATAAAAATTCACCACTCCCCATTTACTATCAAATTGAAGCTGCCTTAAAACAACAAATCGAAAGCGGCGTCCTTCAACCTGGAGACTTGATTCCGTCCGAGCGCGAATTCGCCGAGGCCCACCAAATTAGCCGAATGACGGTTCGTCAAGCCATTTCAAACTTGGTCAACGCTGGTTACTTGATTCGTCAAAAAGGACGAGGAACATTCGTCGCGAATAAAAAAATCGTCATGCAACTTTCCGGTTTGACGAGTTTCTCGGAAGAGATGGAACATCTTGGACTAGAACCGACGAGTGCGCTCCTCTCCTATCAAATCATCGACGCGTCGATGACGATCGCAAATAAGCTCCGGATTCGCGAAGGCGCATCCGTATATGAATTGAAGCGTTTACGTATTGCTGATGAGCAAGCTCTTGCTCTTGAGACTGTCTACATCCCAGAGCAACTCTTGCCTGGACTCGATCAAGACGTCGCGACCGCATCACTCTATGCATTTGCTGAAGCGAGTGGATTAAACCTCGGACGTGCGAGTCAAACGTTTGAATCACGTCTCGCGACAAAGGAAGAAGCGAGTCACCTTGGCTTGTCGACCGCTTCGCCTGTCTTATCCGTCGAGCAACTGACGTATCTCGCGACGGAACAACCGTTTGAATACGTCATCTCTGCTTACCGAGGAGACCGATATACCTTCACTGTCGAAATGGAACGCCAACGCTGA
- a CDS encoding alanyl-tRNA editing protein: protein MRPEQIESDVRTFQTSLRATKQVDGYWVALEKSYFYPESGGQPADRGTLNNQPVLDVQIEDGVVWHQLANPLTGDVTGIIDDAVRIDHAAQHTAQHVISAILHDESNIKTLSFRTGSEVSTLDIETPEWTTIQQEQLDRRLRHVIEQGLPITATEYDEEEALRLPLRKTPQVEGRIRVVQIGTLDYSACGGTHLNSTAQLELILFTGVERIRGNIRLSYVAKERAYQLVQSERHALREAAQALSVKPVQMLEAVQALQEEQKRLTKQVEHAQEQLATFTLAQALEQQEGILMFEHLNEEIKASEQLAKAIQEAGRVGVVWNGTTNKLLMSSPGEPHLGKFAKAHVQAFNGRGGGSAVQAQAQFTNRDDAMAYVDRLREEYQL, encoded by the coding sequence ATGCGCCCCGAACAAATAGAATCCGATGTCCGAACCTTTCAGACATCCCTTCGTGCGACAAAACAAGTAGACGGCTATTGGGTTGCTTTAGAGAAAAGTTACTTTTATCCGGAGAGCGGTGGACAGCCAGCGGATCGTGGAACATTGAACAACCAACCTGTCCTTGACGTTCAAATCGAAGACGGTGTCGTCTGGCATCAACTGGCGAATCCGCTCACAGGAGACGTCACCGGGATCATAGATGATGCAGTCCGAATTGATCATGCGGCGCAACATACGGCACAACACGTCATCTCTGCGATCTTACACGATGAGTCGAACATCAAAACGCTTAGTTTTCGGACGGGAAGTGAGGTTTCGACGCTTGATATCGAGACACCTGAATGGACAACTATTCAACAAGAACAGCTGGATCGACGATTACGACATGTGATTGAACAAGGATTACCGATCACGGCGACTGAATATGACGAGGAGGAAGCCCTACGTCTACCATTACGAAAAACACCACAAGTCGAAGGACGAATTCGTGTCGTTCAAATCGGCACACTTGATTATAGTGCCTGTGGTGGGACGCATCTCAATTCGACGGCACAGCTCGAGTTGATTCTCTTTACTGGGGTCGAACGGATTCGTGGGAACATTCGTCTATCCTATGTCGCAAAGGAACGGGCATACCAACTTGTTCAGTCAGAACGTCACGCCTTGAGGGAAGCGGCGCAAGCTTTGTCAGTCAAGCCGGTTCAAATGCTAGAAGCCGTTCAAGCGTTACAAGAAGAACAGAAACGCTTAACGAAACAGGTCGAACACGCCCAGGAACAACTTGCAACATTCACGCTCGCTCAAGCTTTAGAACAACAAGAAGGTATTCTGATGTTTGAACATCTGAATGAAGAAATCAAAGCATCCGAGCAACTCGCTAAAGCGATCCAAGAAGCGGGACGCGTCGGCGTCGTCTGGAATGGGACGACAAACAAGTTACTGATGAGTAGTCCAGGGGAACCCCATCTCGGGAAGTTCGCTAAAGCGCATGTCCAAGCATTCAATGGACGAGGTGGAGGAAGTGCGGTTCAGGCACAAGCACAATTTACGAATCGGGATGATGCGATGGCATATGTCGATCGATTACGGGAGGAATATCAGTTATGA
- a CDS encoding GNAT family N-acetyltransferase: MTVIQVRTAEQHQAVRMIRERVFVEEQGVPRHLEYDTHDETAIHLLVLDEQSRPVATGRTRPYDDQRMKVERVATLSTARGKGYGGELMQAMERVARREGKQLLTLGAQVQAIPFYQGLGYTIVSDEFDDAGIPHRTMEKKM, from the coding sequence ATGACAGTCATTCAAGTACGTACAGCAGAACAACATCAAGCCGTTCGGATGATCCGGGAGCGTGTCTTCGTCGAGGAACAAGGCGTACCACGTCATCTTGAATACGATACACATGATGAAACAGCGATTCATCTGCTTGTCCTCGATGAACAGAGTCGACCGGTTGCAACGGGTCGCACACGACCATATGACGACCAACGGATGAAGGTGGAGCGTGTGGCGACGCTGTCGACAGCCCGAGGAAAAGGATACGGTGGTGAGTTGATGCAGGCGATGGAACGTGTCGCGCGGCGTGAAGGAAAACAACTGCTGACACTCGGTGCACAAGTCCAAGCCATCCCGTTTTATCAAGGTCTTGGTTATACGATCGTCTCCGATGAATTCGACGATGCGGGCATTCCACACCGGACGATGGAGAAGAAAATGTAA
- a CDS encoding argininosuccinate synthase, giving the protein MSKQKLILAYSGGLDTSVAIKWLSKDYDVIALCMDVGEGKDLSVIKEKALLVGAIESIVLDVKEEFAQDFVLPALQYGAHYENAYPLISALSRPLIAEKLVEVAHQHGATAVAHGCTGKGNDQVRFEVSVAALDPSLEVIAPVREWKWSREEEIAYAKENNVPIPINLDSPYSIDMNLWGRSNECGVLENPWTEPPQDAYALTVAPEDAPDQAEEVIIGFEAGVPVSINGTKYPLAKLITELNIIAGAHGVGRIDHVENRLVGIKSREVYECPGATVLLKAHATLETITLTKDVAHFKPLLSKQYAETIYNGLFHAPLTKGLKAFLTATQQDVTGEVRVKLFKGNATVTGRQSAVSLYDEKLATYTKEDAFDHEAAKGFIKLHGLAVSTHASVHRQAGVTK; this is encoded by the coding sequence ATGTCAAAACAAAAATTAATCTTAGCGTACTCTGGGGGACTCGATACATCAGTAGCCATCAAATGGTTGAGCAAGGACTATGATGTCATTGCCTTATGCATGGATGTCGGAGAAGGAAAAGATTTATCCGTCATCAAGGAAAAAGCACTCCTCGTCGGTGCGATCGAATCAATCGTTCTCGATGTCAAAGAAGAATTCGCACAAGACTTTGTCTTGCCAGCACTTCAATATGGCGCCCATTACGAAAATGCCTATCCGTTGATCTCAGCGCTTTCGCGTCCATTGATCGCAGAAAAGCTCGTCGAAGTCGCACATCAGCATGGTGCGACGGCGGTCGCACACGGATGTACCGGAAAAGGGAACGACCAGGTCCGGTTCGAAGTTTCGGTCGCGGCACTTGATCCGTCACTCGAAGTCATCGCACCGGTTCGGGAATGGAAATGGTCACGGGAAGAAGAGATCGCCTACGCGAAAGAAAACAATGTGCCAATCCCGATCAACCTCGACAGCCCATACTCGATCGACATGAACCTTTGGGGACGGAGTAATGAATGTGGCGTCCTAGAAAATCCATGGACAGAACCACCACAAGACGCATATGCGTTGACGGTAGCACCAGAAGACGCTCCGGATCAGGCAGAAGAAGTCATTATCGGCTTTGAAGCAGGTGTTCCAGTTTCTATCAACGGGACGAAGTATCCATTAGCGAAACTGATTACGGAACTGAACATCATCGCTGGAGCACATGGGGTCGGACGGATCGACCACGTCGAGAACCGTCTCGTCGGTATCAAATCGCGGGAAGTCTATGAGTGCCCAGGCGCAACTGTTTTACTCAAAGCGCACGCTACACTCGAGACGATTACATTGACGAAGGACGTCGCGCATTTCAAACCATTACTCAGCAAACAATACGCAGAAACAATCTACAACGGTCTCTTCCATGCGCCATTGACGAAAGGCTTGAAAGCTTTCTTGACGGCAACACAACAGGACGTTACAGGAGAAGTTCGCGTTAAACTGTTCAAAGGAAATGCAACTGTTACAGGTCGTCAGTCGGCTGTCTCGCTTTATGATGAGAAACTTGCGACGTACACGAAAGAAGATGCATTCGATCATGAAGCAGCAAAAGGCTTCATCAAATTACACGGTCTTGCCGTTTCAACGCATGCGAGTGTACATCGTCAGGCGGGTGTAACGAAATGA
- the argH gene encoding argininosuccinate lyase: MTKLWGGRFTESASAQAEAFGASITFDQKLASVDLKGSLAHAQMLFEQGILAQDEWTQIQQGLKQLEATLKDHSYTLADEDIHMNLERLLTEQIGPVAGKLHTARSRNDQVATDLHLWMEQHVEALTTALRELQSVITEQAEQHIETVMPGYTHLQRAQPISLAHHLLAYFWMFERDVERLTDNQKRIRKSPLGAGALAGTTFPIDRFRSAELLGFESVYPNSLDAVSDRDFVIEYLGIASTVMMHLSRFCEEIIIWASQEFGFIELSDAFSTGSSMMPQKKNPDFAELIRGKTGRVYGNLMGFLTTMKALPLAYNKDMQEDKEGVFDTADTVLKSVQIFTGMIESATFKTEALKKATMQDFSNATELADYLVTKGIPFREAHEIVGKAVLYCVQNGCFLKDLNLETYQTFHPDITEDVYPLLDPVQAVARRTSYGGTGFAAVSEQLELAKQHLAN; this comes from the coding sequence ATGACCAAACTCTGGGGTGGACGTTTTACGGAAAGTGCTTCCGCTCAAGCGGAAGCCTTCGGAGCATCAATCACGTTCGATCAAAAATTAGCAAGCGTTGATTTGAAAGGCAGTCTCGCACATGCACAGATGTTATTTGAACAAGGGATTCTCGCTCAAGATGAGTGGACACAAATCCAGCAAGGATTAAAGCAACTCGAAGCGACGTTAAAGGACCATTCCTACACATTAGCGGACGAAGACATTCATATGAATCTTGAGCGTTTGTTGACGGAACAGATCGGTCCAGTTGCAGGGAAACTGCATACGGCACGGAGCCGAAACGATCAAGTCGCAACCGATTTACATCTATGGATGGAGCAGCATGTCGAAGCGTTGACGACGGCATTACGCGAGCTCCAATCGGTCATTACGGAACAAGCTGAGCAACATATCGAGACGGTTATGCCGGGGTATACGCATTTGCAACGGGCACAACCAATCTCGCTTGCGCATCACTTGCTCGCTTATTTCTGGATGTTCGAACGTGATGTCGAACGGTTGACGGACAATCAAAAACGAATTCGGAAATCACCACTCGGGGCAGGCGCGCTCGCGGGGACCACGTTCCCGATCGACCGTTTCCGTTCTGCCGAGTTGCTCGGTTTTGAGTCGGTCTATCCGAACAGTCTCGATGCTGTCTCCGACCGCGACTTTGTCATTGAATATCTCGGAATCGCCTCGACCGTCATGATGCATCTCTCACGTTTTTGTGAAGAAATCATCATCTGGGCGTCGCAAGAATTCGGCTTCATCGAGTTGTCTGACGCCTTCTCGACAGGCTCAAGCATGATGCCACAAAAGAAAAACCCTGATTTTGCTGAATTGATTCGTGGAAAAACAGGTCGCGTCTACGGCAACCTGATGGGCTTCTTGACGACGATGAAGGCATTACCACTCGCTTACAACAAAGACATGCAAGAGGATAAGGAAGGGGTCTTCGATACAGCAGATACCGTTCTCAAGTCCGTTCAAATCTTCACCGGAATGATTGAATCCGCGACGTTTAAGACCGAAGCGCTCAAGAAGGCGACAATGCAAGACTTCTCGAATGCAACGGAACTCGCCGACTACCTTGTAACGAAAGGCATACCATTCCGGGAAGCGCATGAAATCGTAGGGAAAGCCGTCCTTTACTGTGTGCAGAACGGTTGTTTCCTGAAGGACTTGAATCTCGAGACGTATCAAACGTTCCATCCTGATATCACAGAAGACGTCTATCCGCTCCTCGATCCGGTTCAAGCAGTGGCACGCCGGACAAGCTACGGCGGTACAGGGTTTGCTGCCGTTTCGGAGCAACTCGAACTCGCGAAACAGCATCTTGCGAATTGA